The window TCCGTTGGCCATGCAGCGCCTGAAGGAAGCCGGTGAGAAGGCCAAGATCGAGCTGTCCTCCACACAGCAGACCGAGATCAACCTGCCGTACATCACGGCGGATGCCTCCGGTCCCAAGCACCTGAACCTGAAGCTTTCCCGCGCCAAGCTGGAATCGCTGGTGGACGATCTGGTCGAACGCACCATCGATCCCTGCAAGGTGGCGCTGAAGGATGCCGGCGTCTCCGCCGGTGAGATCGACGAGGTCATCCTGGTCGGTGGCCAGACGCGGATGCCCAAGGTTCAGGAGGCCGTGAAGAGCTTCTTCGGTCGCGAGCCCCGCCGTGACGTGAACCCGGATGAAGCCGTGGCCATGGGCGCGGCGATCCAGGCGGCCGTGCTGGCCGGCGACGTCAAGGACGTGCTGCTGCTGGACGTGACCCCGCTGTCGCTGGGTATCGAGACGATGGGTGGTCGCATGACCAAGCTCATCGACAAGAACACCACGATCCCGACGCGCAAGGCCGAAACCTTCACCACCGCCGAAGACAACCAGGGCGCGGTGACGGTGCATGTGTTGCAGGGTGAGCGCGAAGTCGCCAGCGCCAACAAGTCGCTGGGCAAATTCGACCTGTCGGATATTCCGCCGGCTCCGCGCGGCGTGCCGCAGATCGAGGTCACCTTTGACATCGACGCCAACGGCATCCTGAACGTGTCGGCCAAGGACAAGGCGACCGGCAAGAGCCAGTCCATTGTTATCAAGGCAAGCTCGGGTCTGTCCGACGATGAGATCGAGCAGATGGTCAAGGACGCCGAGGCCCATGCCGAGGACGACAAGAAGTTTGCCGACCTGATCAATGCCCGTAACCAGGCCGAGGGCCTGATCCACGGTGTCGAAAAGACACTCAAGGATCTGGGCGACAAGGTCGAGGCGGATGAGAAGTCGGCCGTGGAAACCGCTATCAGCGAACTGCAGGACGTGCTGAAGGGCGAGGACAAAGACGCCATCGAAGCCAAGACCCAGGCGCTGGCCGAGGCATCTGCCAAGATCGCCGAGAAGGCCTACGCTGCCGAAGGTGGCGCCGAAGGGGCTGCTGATGCGCAGGCCTCGAATGCCGACGACGACGTCGTCGACGCGGAGTTCGAGGAAGTCAACGACGACGAGAAGAAGCGCGCATAGTTCAATCGCGCCTCGAGGAGCGAGCGGACGGGCGACACGCCGGCCCGCTCGCTCCTTTTTTATTGCACTAACGGGATCGCCCGAGAGCCATGAGCAAACGTGACTACTACGAGGTGTTGGGCGTCAGTCGTGATGCCGGTGCCGATGAACTGAAGAAGGCCTATCGTCGGCTGGCCATGAAGAATCATCCCGACCGGAATCCGGGGGATGAGGAAGCCGAGAGCCGCTTCAAGGAGGCCTCCGAAGCCTACGAAGTGCTGTCCGACGACCAGAAACGGGCGGCCTATGATCGCTACGGGCATGACGGCGTGGCCGGTGCTGCGGGTGGTGGCTTTGGCGGCGGCGCCGGTTTTGGCGACATCTTCGGCGACGTTTTCTCCGATATTTTCGGCGGTGGTGGTGCACGCGCAGCACGCGGTGCCGATCTGCGCTATGACCTGCCCATCGATCTGGAAGACGCGGTCAATGGCGTCGAGAAGGCGATCCACATCCCGACCTGGGATGACTGCGAGACCTGCGATGGGTCCGGCGCCAAGCCGGGCACCAAGCCAAAGACCTGTCCCTCCTGCCAGGGCGCCGGGCAGATTCGTATGCAGCAGGGCTTTTTCTCGGTACAGCAGACCTGCCCGACCTGCCGCGGACGGGGCGAGGTTATTGCCGATGCCTGTCGTGATTGTTCAGGGCGCGGCCGGGTTGAAGGTGAGAAGACGCTCTCGGTCAAGATTCCGCCGGGCGTGGATACCGGCGATCGCATCCGCCTGACGGGCGAGGGTGAAGCCGGCGAGCGCGGAGCGCCTCCAGGTGATCTCTACGTGCAGATCAACGTGCGGGCGCATGATGTCTTCGAGCGCGACGGCAATGATCTACGCTGCGCCGTGCCACTGTCTTTTGTCACCGCCGCCTTGGGTGGGGAGATCGAAGTGCCGACGCTCAAGGGCCGCGCCACGCTCAAGATTCCCGAGGGCACCCAGTCTGGCAAGACGTTCCGCCTCCGCGGTAAGGGGGCACCCAGCGTCCGCGGTGCCGGCGTCGGCGATCTGCTGTGCACGGTGCGCATCGAAACCCCCGTGAATCTTTCATCGAAGCAGAAGGCCTTGTTGGCCGAGTTCGGCGACACGGTGGGTGAGAAGCACAGCCCCGAAGAACAATCCTGGCTGGCGAAGGCCAAGCGTTTTTTCGAGGAGCGGGTTAAGTAGGCAGCACTGACAGGCCTCTGCATCCAAGAGGGCGCCGCTGATCTCAGCAGAGTCGTGGCCGCTCGGCCGGGGGCGACTGGATACGTCTTCCTGATTAACCGGCTGCAGATCGCCGGGACTTGCGACGCAGCCACCAGCCCACGAGCTGTGAGACCACTGCGGCGACGAGAAACGCCGGAAAGGCCATGACCAGCGTGAGTCGGAAGACGCTGGCCTGCGTAATCTGCATACCTTCAATGCGCTGTTGCCACCAGGCCAAGCCGCCCGCGATGCGCTGCCGAATCATGCTTTGGCCCGGGCTGACCTCAACGCAATGAAACGCGTCCAGACAGCCGCTGGCATCGGTCGACAAGCTTAGCGAGACGGGCGAACCGTCTACCTGGTCCCATTGCAGTACAGCCGCGCCGCCACCCGTGGCAATCACGACCGGCATGGTTGGCGGGTAGTGCGCAGGTGACAGCGTTTGGAAGCTGGACGCGGCGAATCCCAGCAGGCAGCCGGCAAAGACCACGGCCAGTACCAGCAGGCGAATCAGCAGTCGAACCAGGGCAGAATCAAGCATGAGTAACGGTGGCCGGGCGGGCAGGGCTTGCACCGGCTCCGGCTGGACGGATAATCAGCCGCCATTCTCATCGCAAGGCGCATGAATGTCGACGAAGATTTGCGTGCTCGGGGCCGGCGGCCGTATGGGGCAATCGGTCATCCGAGCGCTGTTCGAGCAATCCGCTCTGGTTCTTTCCGCTGCCGTTGATCGCCCGGATGGCGAGGTCGTGGGCAAGGACTGCGGTGCACTAATCGGTCAGGATCGCACCGGCGTCAGTGTATCGGATGACCTCGCGGCTCATCTGGAACCGCAGACCGTCGTCATCGACTTTTCTTCCCCGGATGCGTTGATGGCCGCACTGCCGGTGCTGGAATCTCGAGATTGCGCACTGGTCACGGGGACCACCGGTCTGGACGCCGCGCAGGCCGAGCGCCTGGATGCAGCCAGTCAGCGGATCCCGGTTCTGCGGTCCGACAATTTTTCCGTCGGGGTGGCATTGATGCGGGCGCTTGCGCAGCGGGCCGCAGAAGTCCTCGGCGAACAGGCGGACATCGAGATCATTGAGGCTCATCATCGGCGCAAGGTCGATGCGCCGTCGGGTACCGCGCTGGCGGTGGGCCGGTCGGTTGCCCAGGGGTTGGGCATCGAACTGGATTCAGTCGCCGACTGGACAAGGCATGGCCAGGTGGGGCCACGAGGCGATGGCCGCGTCGGCTTCTCTGTGATCCGGGGTGGGGACATCGTGGGTGAGCATACAGCCCTGTTCGCGATGGCGGGCGAGCGTTTGGAGATCACCCACAAGGCGACAGATCGGATGATCTTCGCGCGGGGTGCCGTCCGTGCCGCCGGCTGGCTGGCCGCGCAGGACGCCGGGCTGTACGCGCTGGAAGACTTGCTCGGCTAGGCCTGCCCAAACGAGGGGTCAGGGCAGGCCAGCCCCGCCGATTAGCGTGTCTGGCCGCCGCGGCATCCGCTGTAGTCGTAGTTCACGACGAAGTCTTCGACGGCTTCCTGGGCCAGGCCAAAGCTCAGGCTGACCGTGAACGAGCCAGACGTGAATTCCGAGAAGACTTCGACTGCGTAGCGGCCATCACCCAGGTCGATCGCATAGGTCGAGTTGCTATCAGATAGCGGGTCCAGGGCGGTTCGTCCTTGGACACCCACACCGTCCGGGCTGCTGACGCCAACGACAAACGCATGCCCGGAGCCCGTCTCACCGCCAAACAGGGTGGGGCGGAAGACGACCTCACGCTGTTCGCTGCCATCCTGGTTGCAGGTCAGCATGGTGCTCTCGGGATTGGCGGCATCGGGTGTCTGGCTGCCCTGACCAAAGAAGACGTGGTATCCGAGGTCCAGCGCACCTTCGTCCACAGCGCCGTCAAAGCGGGTGGTGGAGCCGCCCAGACCAAAATCGGACGCGGTACGGGTCGTATCAAAGTCGATCGAGGTACTGCCCTCGTTCAGGTAAAAACTCCCAAGAAAATCGGGGTTGGCCAGGGCCGCGTTGCCGCCGACACTGGTGACGAGATCGTTGGAGCCGATGGGCGTGCCCGTTGTCAGCACATCTTCGATGTTGTTGTACTCGATCAGGTGGCCGGTCGTGAAATCGCCACTGTCTGTCGTGGGCCCCGCGTAATTCTGGCTGCCGGCATTCGCCGCGAGATCACTGTCGTCGTTCAGCCAGAAAATATTGTCACGCAGTTCCAGCCCCGTGGTCTCGCTGGTGCTCTGTACACCACCGGCGCCTTCGGTCAACAGCACCTGATTGAGCGCCACCGTGTTATTGGCAATCTGGGTTTGTCCGGTGCTGGCTCGCGACACGAACAACCCGCCGCCAGGCTGATTCACGCTGGCATTGCCAACAATCAGATTGTTGGTGACGAAGTTGGCTGATGTCGAATCAGCCAAGTATAGCCCGCCACCCTGGGATCCCGCCCGATTGGACAGAATTTCACTATCGAAGATCTCGATGATCTCTGCGTTACTGGCAAAGAGACCACCGCCCAGGTCGGTCCCGAACCCGGCGTCGCCCGTACGGTTGTTGGCAATGACGCTGCCGAGAACGCTGAGTGTGGTTGTGTTTATGGTTGGGGTTGTGGGTGCGGCATACAGTCCGCCCCCTTCCGACACGGCTCCCGTACTGAAGCCCCCGTCGACCTGATTGCCGCGGATTGTGGAGTATTCAACATTGACCACTCCATCGCTGACCGCGATACCGCCACCTCGGGCGACACTGTCGAAGGCGATTGCCTGGTTATTGTGTATGTCGCTGACGGTCACCGTGACCGTCGACCCGGATGCCACATGAATGCCGCCCCCGAACTGGGCCTGGTTGCCGACGACTTCCACGCTGTCTAACACCACGGTACTCATCGCGGTTGGACCGATGTCCAGACCGCCGCCCTGTGTGGCCACGCCGTCTGTGAACTTGATGCCGGTCAGGGTGATGTCGTTGGCGTTGTCGATGATTGCAGCGCTGCCTTCACCCAACGACGTGAAGACTGTGGCCGTATCGGGAATGTGGTCGTCTGGGCCCAGGCCGCCGGCGACCACGATGAAGCCGCGTGAGGTGTCATTGCTCCCCAGTTTGAAGGTGCCGACGTACTGACCGGATTCGTAGAGATAGAACACGGGCGTGCTGCTGTCTCGGCCGTTTTCGTTGTCGGTCTCCACATCTAAATGGCCTTCAAAAGCCTCGGCCCAGCTTTGACCGTTGTTGCCCGGGGCGCCCCGGGTGCTCGACACGTATCGCACAATATTGGCGAGGTCAGCGCGGCTGCCGACGCTGACTTCGAGTCC of the Abyssibacter profundi genome contains:
- the dnaK gene encoding molecular chaperone DnaK, translated to MGKIIGIDLGTTNSCLALLEGSSAKVIENAEGERTTPSVVAYSDDDQTLVGRPAKRQAVTNPSNTLYAIKRLIGRRFQDDVVQKDIKMVPYKITAADNGDAWVDVKGKKLSPQEVSATILRKLKKDAEDYLGESVTEAVITVPAYFNDSQRQATKDAGKIAGLEVKRIINEPTAAALAYGLDKSKGDKKIAVYDLGGGTFDVSIIEIADVDGDKQFEVLATNGDTFLGGEDFDMRVIDYIASEFKKDQGVDLSGDPLAMQRLKEAGEKAKIELSSTQQTEINLPYITADASGPKHLNLKLSRAKLESLVDDLVERTIDPCKVALKDAGVSAGEIDEVILVGGQTRMPKVQEAVKSFFGREPRRDVNPDEAVAMGAAIQAAVLAGDVKDVLLLDVTPLSLGIETMGGRMTKLIDKNTTIPTRKAETFTTAEDNQGAVTVHVLQGEREVASANKSLGKFDLSDIPPAPRGVPQIEVTFDIDANGILNVSAKDKATGKSQSIVIKASSGLSDDEIEQMVKDAEAHAEDDKKFADLINARNQAEGLIHGVEKTLKDLGDKVEADEKSAVETAISELQDVLKGEDKDAIEAKTQALAEASAKIAEKAYAAEGGAEGAADAQASNADDDVVDAEFEEVNDDEKKRA
- the dapB gene encoding 4-hydroxy-tetrahydrodipicolinate reductase; its protein translation is MSTKICVLGAGGRMGQSVIRALFEQSALVLSAAVDRPDGEVVGKDCGALIGQDRTGVSVSDDLAAHLEPQTVVIDFSSPDALMAALPVLESRDCALVTGTTGLDAAQAERLDAASQRIPVLRSDNFSVGVALMRALAQRAAEVLGEQADIEIIEAHHRRKVDAPSGTALAVGRSVAQGLGIELDSVADWTRHGQVGPRGDGRVGFSVIRGGDIVGEHTALFAMAGERLEITHKATDRMIFARGAVRAAGWLAAQDAGLYALEDLLG
- the dnaJ gene encoding molecular chaperone DnaJ, which encodes MSKRDYYEVLGVSRDAGADELKKAYRRLAMKNHPDRNPGDEEAESRFKEASEAYEVLSDDQKRAAYDRYGHDGVAGAAGGGFGGGAGFGDIFGDVFSDIFGGGGARAARGADLRYDLPIDLEDAVNGVEKAIHIPTWDDCETCDGSGAKPGTKPKTCPSCQGAGQIRMQQGFFSVQQTCPTCRGRGEVIADACRDCSGRGRVEGEKTLSVKIPPGVDTGDRIRLTGEGEAGERGAPPGDLYVQINVRAHDVFERDGNDLRCAVPLSFVTAALGGEIEVPTLKGRATLKIPEGTQSGKTFRLRGKGAPSVRGAGVGDLLCTVRIETPVNLSSKQKALLAEFGDTVGEKHSPEEQSWLAKAKRFFEERVK